The bacterium genome includes the window CATACGTGTTGCTCAAACTTTCCCGGAAATGGCCGGTCGAAGGCGGTCTCTATGAATGGACCAAAATGTCGCTCGGTCCCTTTCATGGTTTCATCGCAGGCTGGTGCTATTTCTTCAATAACCTTTTCTATTTTCCCACGGTTCTAACCACTGGCGCCGGTTACGCAACTTTCATCTATTTTGCAAAATGGCAGGGC containing:
- a CDS encoding APC family permease, whose translation is MAAELKRELGFWDLVFFHLTAIVGLRWISIAAGNGYSSIPLWFAAFLCFFLPQAYVLLKLSRKWPVEGGLYEWTKMSLGPFHGFIAGWCYFFNNLFYFPTVLTTGAGYATFIYFAKWQG